A single window of Xylocopilactobacillus apicola DNA harbors:
- a CDS encoding DUF2252 domain-containing protein produces the protein MLKIQELSTCTSQNKLIESGADLLNEVSYDDLGKFYAVHRSAVEIDENARNFMVPELVPQRIQRMRASAFAYFRGCAKLMSMDLLEQKDTDIKIVVCGDAHLGNFGFYASPERNLLFDLNDFDEAGYKNWEWDVRRLLVSIFLAGSCNDFKRSKLNLIAQNACKSYRNGLRDMFEGSALTRFYRQTEFKTAFNHLKIKEKDAELFQSIVAKARNRTAEQVLEKYTQTDKKGNLRFNETPPRRVHVDQADYNQIVEGMKEYLLTVRTDVAVLLSEYQIIDIVRHSVGIGSYGTLCYLVLLVHSDGSHLILQIKEALPTIGETSRDILHFKSDQCVSEGQRITASQKIMQSAFDPFLGFFEMGGNSFYVRQFRDMKESIDLNKLNVRQFELYTEICGYLLAAAHAQSPLAACIYGYAGGSDEFDEQMVHWAQAYSAQVQIDYTQFMQSTNKFEEKSKKNKKFA, from the coding sequence ATGTTAAAAATTCAAGAACTCTCAACTTGTACTTCTCAAAATAAACTAATCGAATCAGGTGCTGATTTGCTAAATGAAGTAAGTTATGATGATTTGGGAAAATTCTATGCAGTTCATCGCTCGGCTGTTGAAATTGATGAAAATGCCCGTAATTTTATGGTGCCTGAGTTGGTTCCCCAACGAATCCAACGAATGCGAGCATCGGCATTTGCTTATTTTAGGGGTTGCGCTAAATTAATGTCGATGGATCTTTTGGAACAAAAAGATACTGATATTAAAATTGTGGTGTGTGGAGATGCCCATCTCGGTAATTTTGGTTTCTATGCATCACCAGAACGCAATTTGCTTTTTGATTTGAATGATTTCGATGAAGCAGGGTACAAAAATTGGGAATGGGACGTTAGAAGGCTTTTGGTTAGCATTTTCCTCGCTGGAAGTTGCAATGATTTTAAACGCAGTAAGCTTAATTTAATTGCCCAAAATGCTTGTAAATCTTATCGTAATGGTTTAAGAGACATGTTCGAAGGTTCTGCGTTAACTCGATTTTATCGCCAAACCGAATTTAAGACAGCATTCAATCATTTGAAAATTAAAGAAAAAGATGCAGAGCTCTTTCAGTCAATTGTTGCAAAGGCCCGCAATCGAACGGCAGAGCAAGTGCTTGAAAAGTATACTCAAACAGACAAAAAAGGCAATTTACGTTTTAACGAAACACCTCCACGAAGAGTTCATGTCGATCAAGCAGATTATAATCAAATTGTTGAAGGAATGAAAGAATATCTTTTGACAGTTCGTACGGATGTGGCAGTTCTTTTATCTGAATATCAAATCATTGATATCGTTCGTCATAGTGTTGGGATCGGAAGCTATGGGACTCTTTGTTATTTAGTTTTGTTAGTTCATAGTGATGGAAGTCACTTGATTTTGCAAATCAAAGAAGCGCTGCCGACGATCGGTGAAACTAGCCGCGATATTTTGCACTTTAAATCTGACCAATGCGTTAGTGAAGGGCAGAGAATTACTGCTTCTCAGAAAATAATGCAAAGTGCCTTTGATCCATTTCTTGGTTTTTTTGAAATGGGGGGAAATAGTTTCTATGTGCGCCAATTTCGTGATATGAAAGAGTCAATTGATTTAAATAAGTTAAATGTTCGGCAATTTGAGCTTTACACTGAAATTTGTGGCTATCTTCTAGCGGCAGCTCATGCGCAAAGTCCGCTTGCAGCTTGTATTTATGGTTATGCAGGAGGCTCTGACGAATTTGATGAGCAGATGGTTCATTGGGCACAGGCCTATTCCGCTCAAGTTCAAATTGACTATACTCAATTTATGCAGTCAACAAATAAATTTGAAGAAAAATCAAAGAAAAATAAAAAATTTGCGTAA
- the recA gene encoding recombinase RecA: protein MENEKRQAALDAALKKIEKNFGKGSVMRMGDNADQEIKTVSTGSLALDVALGVGGFPRGRVVEIYGAESSGKTTLALQAVAEAQKAGGVAAYIDAENALDPYYAEKLGVNTDDLLLSQPDTGEQGLEIADALITSGAIDIVVVDSVAALVPRAEIEGEIGDSHVGLQARLMSQALRKLSGSLSKTNTTAIFINQIREKVGILFGNPETTPGGRALKFYSTIRLEVRRAEQIKNGAEVLGNRTKIKVVKNKVAPPFKVAEVDMIYGEGISQTGELIDMGVDQDLVEKSGSWYSYDGERIGQGKENAKKYLLEHPDKKQELNQKLRAIYFPGSIVEEKPKKEKAKSKKDKTPENNEETAVTPDKPI, encoded by the coding sequence ATGGAAAATGAAAAAAGGCAAGCAGCCTTAGATGCTGCACTGAAAAAGATTGAAAAGAACTTTGGAAAAGGTTCTGTAATGCGGATGGGAGACAATGCCGACCAGGAAATCAAGACGGTTTCTACTGGATCACTTGCGCTCGATGTTGCTTTGGGTGTTGGTGGTTTCCCGCGCGGAAGAGTAGTTGAAATTTATGGTGCAGAAAGTTCGGGTAAAACAACTCTCGCCCTTCAAGCAGTGGCTGAAGCGCAGAAAGCTGGTGGAGTTGCAGCTTATATTGACGCGGAAAATGCGCTAGATCCTTATTATGCCGAAAAATTAGGAGTTAATACTGATGATTTGCTTTTGTCACAGCCGGATACGGGGGAACAAGGCTTAGAGATCGCTGATGCATTAATCACGAGTGGGGCAATCGATATTGTGGTTGTCGATTCAGTTGCGGCTTTGGTTCCAAGAGCAGAAATTGAAGGTGAGATCGGGGATTCGCATGTCGGCTTGCAGGCGCGTTTAATGTCACAGGCACTGCGTAAACTTTCAGGCTCACTTAGTAAAACAAATACAACGGCAATTTTTATTAATCAGATTCGAGAAAAAGTTGGAATTTTATTTGGTAACCCCGAAACAACGCCTGGTGGACGGGCCTTGAAATTTTATTCTACGATTCGTCTTGAAGTAAGACGTGCTGAGCAGATCAAAAATGGAGCCGAGGTGCTTGGTAATCGGACAAAAATCAAAGTAGTCAAGAATAAGGTTGCTCCTCCTTTTAAAGTTGCTGAAGTTGATATGATTTACGGTGAAGGAATTTCTCAGACTGGTGAACTGATTGATATGGGAGTTGATCAGGATTTAGTCGAAAAGAGTGGATCTTGGTACTCTTATGATGGCGAGCGAATCGGGCAAGGGAAAGAAAATGCTAAGAAATATTTGCTTGAACATCCAGATAAGAAACAAGAATTGAATCAAAAACTTAGAGCAATTTATTTTCCGGGTTCAATAGTTGAGGAAAAACCAAAGAAGGAAAAAGCTAAAAGTAAAAAAGATAAAACACCTGAAAATAACGAAGAAACGGCCGTAACTCCGGATAAACCGATTTAA
- the rny gene encoding ribonuclease Y, producing the protein MQVPPQPPVFVILFTILISAIVGLIVGVLVNRYISNRNLDDARNSAEGIIENAKREADSLKKELLLNSKEENSRYRSKIEDELHSRRVVLVEQETRLNNREEKVDRRETLLEKKEEQLARLEERVEDEQQKVVELRDEAKKLVEAQQHKFNEIAQLSPDEAKTIIMTRLKDELVRERAQMVRESESRTRIEAKRIAKEIVVQAIERSAADIVADVTVSVVNLPNEEMKGRIIGREGRNIRSFEALTGVDLVIDETPETVILSSFDPVRREIGRIALEKLIIDGRIHPGKIEEIVDKSQKEFDDHLRELGDQTIFDLGLHEMHPELIKLVGRLAYRTSYGQNVLSHSIQVALLTGTMAAELGEDEVMARRAGLLHDIGKSIDHETEGSHIEIGVELAKRFHEPEEVINTIASHHGDVEAKSVIAVLVAAADAVSAARPGARSESLDSYIRRLEKLESLVNEFKGVKQSYAIQAGREIRVIVSPAQVGDDDTVLLAREIKAKIEQELSYPGHIKVSVIREFRAVEIAS; encoded by the coding sequence ATGCAAGTACCACCGCAGCCGCCAGTCTTTGTTATATTATTCACGATATTAATTTCAGCCATTGTTGGCTTAATCGTGGGGGTTTTGGTTAATCGTTATATATCGAATCGAAATCTTGATGATGCTCGCAATAGTGCTGAAGGAATCATCGAAAATGCTAAAAGAGAAGCAGATAGTTTAAAAAAAGAGCTGCTTTTAAATAGCAAAGAAGAAAATAGTAGATATCGTTCTAAGATTGAAGATGAGTTACATTCTCGTCGTGTTGTCCTCGTTGAACAAGAAACGCGTTTAAATAACCGAGAGGAAAAAGTTGACCGGCGTGAGACCTTGCTTGAAAAAAAGGAGGAGCAGTTAGCTCGCCTAGAAGAGCGGGTCGAAGATGAGCAGCAAAAAGTTGTTGAATTGCGAGACGAAGCTAAGAAGTTAGTTGAAGCACAGCAGCATAAGTTCAATGAAATTGCTCAGTTGAGTCCCGACGAAGCAAAAACGATTATTATGACTCGGTTAAAGGATGAGTTGGTGCGAGAACGTGCGCAAATGGTTCGTGAAAGCGAATCACGAACACGGATCGAAGCAAAAAGAATTGCTAAAGAAATTGTAGTTCAAGCAATCGAGAGAAGCGCCGCGGACATTGTAGCTGATGTGACAGTTAGTGTCGTCAACTTGCCAAATGAAGAAATGAAAGGTCGAATCATTGGTCGAGAAGGCCGAAATATTAGGAGTTTTGAGGCTTTGACTGGTGTGGACCTAGTTATTGATGAAACGCCAGAAACGGTAATTTTGAGTAGTTTTGATCCAGTTAGACGTGAAATTGGTCGGATCGCGCTGGAAAAATTAATTATTGATGGGCGGATCCATCCAGGCAAGATTGAAGAAATAGTTGATAAATCGCAAAAAGAATTTGATGATCACTTACGCGAACTGGGAGATCAAACTATTTTCGATTTGGGATTGCATGAAATGCATCCAGAATTGATCAAATTGGTTGGTCGACTTGCATATCGAACAAGTTACGGGCAAAATGTCTTGAGTCATTCGATCCAAGTTGCATTACTCACTGGTACGATGGCAGCTGAATTGGGAGAAGACGAAGTTATGGCTCGCCGGGCCGGTTTACTGCATGATATTGGTAAATCAATTGACCATGAAACTGAAGGATCACATATTGAAATTGGGGTTGAATTGGCTAAACGATTTCATGAACCTGAAGAAGTTATTAATACAATTGCTAGTCATCATGGAGACGTTGAAGCTAAATCAGTAATCGCAGTTTTAGTTGCTGCAGCAGATGCGGTTTCTGCTGCGCGGCCAGGAGCTCGTTCAGAGTCGCTTGATAGTTATATTCGACGCTTAGAAAAATTAGAATCATTGGTAAATGAATTTAAGGGAGTTAAGCAAAGTTACGCGATTCAAGCAGGGCGAGAAATTCGAGTTATTGTTTCACCAGCCCAGGTTGGTGACGACGATACAGTATTGCTTGCCCGTGAAATCAAAGCTAAAATTGAACAAGAATTATCTTATCCAGGACATATTAAAGTTTCCGTTATACGTGAATTTAGGGCGGTAGAAATTGCTAGTTAG
- a CDS encoding MraY family glycosyltransferase, which translates to MFKTIFFLFATGLVSLCITPFIRKLAFTLGAVDKPNKRRVNKKAIPTIGGLGIFVAVNISMMLFLRYNFPTHTLFSVFIAQCVIIVTGIIDDIKELRPRQKLVGILIAALIVYYLAGIQMNSLTLPLIGRIRFGWLSMPITIFWILAITNAVNLIDGLDGLATGVSFIALCTMGVIAYFFLNIQNPSIAISIFILAAALLGFLPYNFHPARMFLGDTGALYIGFMISVMSLQGLKNVTFITLLIPVIILGVPVTDTFYAIVRRLLNKQPISQADKHHLHHQLLQMGFTVPQTVFAIYGIALIFSFISLMYPLSSLIANIFLTVFVLLGLELFIEAIGLLGENRRPFLNLIRKFARRVNRNRH; encoded by the coding sequence ATTTTTAAAACTATTTTTTTCCTTTTCGCAACAGGACTCGTTTCGCTGTGCATTACACCGTTTATTAGGAAACTTGCTTTTACCCTAGGTGCGGTAGATAAGCCCAATAAAAGAAGGGTTAATAAAAAAGCAATTCCCACAATCGGAGGATTAGGAATTTTTGTTGCTGTTAATATCTCGATGATGCTTTTTTTGCGTTATAATTTTCCGACTCACACGCTTTTTTCGGTTTTCATTGCTCAATGTGTGATTATTGTGACCGGTATCATTGATGATATTAAAGAACTTAGACCACGTCAGAAATTAGTCGGGATTTTGATTGCAGCCTTAATTGTTTATTACTTAGCAGGAATTCAAATGAATTCCTTGACATTGCCTTTAATTGGGCGAATTCGTTTTGGCTGGTTAAGCATGCCAATTACCATTTTCTGGATTTTAGCCATTACCAATGCAGTGAATTTAATTGACGGGCTGGACGGTTTAGCGACCGGAGTGTCTTTTATTGCGCTTTGTACGATGGGAGTAATTGCGTATTTCTTTTTGAATATTCAAAATCCTAGCATCGCTATTTCAATTTTTATTTTGGCTGCAGCACTGTTAGGTTTTTTACCGTATAACTTTCACCCAGCTCGGATGTTTCTTGGTGATACGGGCGCGCTTTATATTGGATTTATGATCTCAGTTATGTCCTTGCAAGGCTTAAAAAATGTTACTTTTATTACGCTTTTGATTCCGGTCATTATCTTGGGAGTTCCAGTGACCGATACTTTCTATGCCATTGTAAGGCGCTTATTAAACAAGCAGCCAATTTCGCAAGCTGATAAACATCATCTTCATCATCAGCTTTTGCAGATGGGATTTACGGTTCCGCAAACAGTTTTCGCCATTTATGGAATCGCCTTAATTTTTTCTTTTATCTCCTTGATGTACCCACTCTCGTCTCTCATCGCTAATATTTTTCTAACCGTTTTTGTGCTCTTGGGCTTGGAACTTTTTATCGAGGCCATCGGTTTATTAGGCGAAAATCGGCGCCCCTTTTTAAATTTGATTCGAAAATTCGCTCGACGAGTAAATCGAAATCGCCATTAA
- a CDS encoding DEAD/DEAH box helicase yields MRCNTHFSKNDVELPDRSYYCSNCIALGRVTSSDFLYHLPEPHWFEQVSNPLVFEGQLTDLQNKLAQQVIDVINTHQSLLLWAVTGAGKTEMMFPGLNSAFNKGLRVCWATPRVDVVMELAPRLKKVFPTVSLAVLYGEMTAPYTYTQFVICTTHQLWRFYEAFDVLIIDEVDSFPYTGDVSLEFGADQAVNKESSRIYLSATPADELTKKVKVAYLPQRFHGHPLPVPKTVYLEWRPKLTRNQLARKLKKEIAKGLRNHERYLIFVSEIRLLPKFVKAFQRDFPNVTCQAVAASDPKRMQKVQDFRSGETTVLFTTTILERGVTIFHINVLVVGAESRVFNWSSLVQIAGRAGRAADHYEDRVIFYFSAYTKEIKKAVRQIKHLNHLAGFDD; encoded by the coding sequence ATGCGTTGCAATACGCATTTTTCTAAAAATGACGTGGAACTTCCAGATAGGAGCTATTATTGTTCTAACTGTATTGCTTTGGGGCGAGTTACAAGCTCAGATTTTTTGTATCACTTACCTGAACCCCACTGGTTTGAACAAGTGTCCAATCCTTTAGTTTTTGAAGGCCAGCTCACTGATTTACAAAATAAATTGGCTCAGCAAGTAATTGATGTAATCAATACGCATCAGTCGCTTTTACTTTGGGCAGTGACGGGTGCAGGCAAAACCGAGATGATGTTTCCGGGGTTAAATTCAGCATTTAATAAAGGTTTGCGCGTTTGTTGGGCAACGCCAAGAGTTGATGTGGTAATGGAATTGGCTCCGCGGCTGAAAAAAGTTTTTCCGACTGTTTCACTCGCTGTTCTTTACGGCGAAATGACAGCGCCGTATACATATACGCAATTTGTAATTTGTACAACTCATCAGCTTTGGCGATTTTATGAAGCGTTCGATGTTTTAATTATTGATGAGGTTGACTCTTTCCCGTATACAGGGGATGTAAGCTTAGAATTTGGCGCCGATCAGGCTGTTAATAAAGAATCGAGCAGGATTTATTTGTCCGCGACTCCGGCGGATGAACTGACAAAAAAAGTAAAAGTTGCTTACTTGCCTCAAAGGTTTCATGGGCATCCTTTACCCGTTCCAAAAACGGTCTATCTTGAGTGGCGCCCCAAGCTCACTCGTAATCAGCTTGCGCGAAAATTAAAAAAAGAAATAGCAAAAGGCCTTAGAAACCATGAGCGTTACTTGATTTTTGTCAGTGAAATTCGGCTTTTACCTAAGTTTGTCAAGGCTTTTCAACGAGATTTTCCTAATGTTACTTGTCAGGCTGTTGCAGCTAGTGATCCGAAACGGATGCAAAAAGTGCAGGATTTTAGGTCAGGTGAGACCACGGTGTTATTTACGACCACTATTTTAGAACGAGGTGTCACGATTTTTCATATCAACGTGCTCGTGGTTGGTGCTGAAAGTCGGGTATTTAATTGGTCATCTTTGGTACAAATTGCTGGACGGGCTGGCAGAGCAGCCGATCATTACGAAGATCGGGTAATCTTTTATTTTTCGGCGTATACAAAAGAAATTAAAAAAGCGGTTCGTCAAATAAAACATTTGAATCATTTGGCAGGTTTTGATGACTAA
- a CDS encoding ComF family protein, producing the protein MTKCLLCQAEIVPRVDLQLLLTFKKIYPPTICDRCLKSFVRLNQQHCPQCGRIQEKSVLCLDCQKWRQIYGSDIVVNQALFAYDTQMHDYFQAFKKMGDYRLRSVFLGEIAEWLRKQPQAANILVPTGKSHLAERKFDPVMAIFGDLIPVTSKMDNILEVEHQSLKNRRQRLQTEQTFYFSAENASKLQDFSLIRIFDDIYTTGATIYRMRDALREQNIKKPIVSFTLAR; encoded by the coding sequence ATGACTAAATGTTTATTATGCCAGGCAGAAATTGTTCCTCGGGTTGATCTGCAACTTTTGCTGACGTTTAAAAAAATTTATCCGCCTACCATTTGCGATCGTTGTTTAAAGAGTTTTGTACGATTAAATCAGCAGCATTGCCCGCAGTGTGGACGAATTCAAGAAAAATCGGTTCTTTGTTTAGATTGTCAAAAATGGCGTCAAATTTATGGCTCGGATATTGTTGTTAACCAAGCCCTTTTTGCCTATGACACCCAGATGCACGATTATTTTCAAGCTTTCAAAAAAATGGGCGATTATCGACTTCGCAGCGTCTTTTTAGGAGAAATAGCCGAGTGGCTAAGAAAACAACCGCAAGCAGCTAATATTTTGGTCCCAACGGGCAAAAGCCACTTGGCCGAGCGTAAATTTGATCCAGTAATGGCAATTTTTGGTGATTTGATCCCGGTTACCAGCAAAATGGACAACATTCTAGAAGTCGAACACCAGTCTTTAAAAAATCGGCGCCAAAGGTTACAAACAGAACAAACTTTTTATTTTAGCGCGGAAAATGCATCAAAGCTTCAAGATTTTTCATTAATTAGAATTTTTGACGATATTTATACAACTGGCGCAACAATTTATCGAATGCGTGATGCACTTCGCGAGCAAAATATCAAGAAGCCAATCGTCAGTTTTACGCTTGCTCGTTAA
- the hpf gene encoding ribosome hibernation-promoting factor, HPF/YfiA family, which produces MFRYNIRGENIEVTEAIRNYVQKRLDKLDKYFTDELSGEPSCNVNLKVYPEKKAKAEVTIIIHSLVLRAEQTTNDLYQSIDFVSEKLERQIRKYKTRINRRNRAKGFVEPELIVDSQHDNSEDEATPLVRTKRLSLKPMDAEEAILQMNLLGHDFFIFEDAQTNGTSIVYRRHDDKYGLIETDE; this is translated from the coding sequence ATGTTTCGTTACAATATTCGTGGAGAAAACATCGAGGTTACTGAAGCAATCAGGAATTATGTTCAAAAGAGATTAGACAAATTGGATAAGTATTTTACTGATGAGTTGAGTGGCGAGCCGAGTTGCAATGTAAATTTGAAAGTTTACCCTGAAAAGAAGGCTAAAGCCGAGGTAACAATTATAATTCACTCGTTGGTTTTAAGGGCTGAACAAACGACTAATGATCTTTATCAAAGCATCGATTTTGTTTCAGAAAAATTAGAGCGTCAGATTAGAAAGTACAAAACTCGAATTAATCGGCGAAATAGAGCCAAGGGCTTTGTTGAACCAGAACTCATTGTGGATAGTCAACATGATAATTCAGAAGATGAAGCAACACCACTTGTTCGAACGAAACGTCTTTCGCTAAAACCGATGGACGCCGAAGAGGCAATTTTGCAAATGAATTTGTTAGGTCACGATTTCTTCATTTTTGAAGATGCTCAAACCAATGGAACCAGCATCGTTTATCGGCGCCATGATGATAAATATGGTCTAATTGAAACCGATGAATAA
- the secA gene encoding preprotein translocase subunit SecA — protein sequence MVKEKDATLNKVKDPEMKENTVRAQATDTIDINKRPGAFNFLRRWVESDKREVNRMGKIADKVIGYEDEYKQLSDDELKSKTEEFKERYQKGETLDQLLPEAFATVREGARRVLGLFPFRVQIIGGISLHEGNISEMKTGEGKTLTATMPVYLNALSGKGVHVVTVNEYLSERDATEMGELYNWLGLTVGLNLASLSSDEKRLAYLQDITYSTNAELGFDYLRDNMVVSKEQMVQRGLNFAVVDEVDSILIDEARTPLIISGQAEKSNALYIRADRFVKTLKEEDDYKIDWSTKTISLTEAGMHRAEENFGLDNLYDIENTALTHHLEEALRANYIMLKNIDYVVQEGEVLIVDPFTGRAMDGRRWSDGLHQAVEAKEGVEIQDESQTVATITYQNYFRMYSKLSGMTGTAKTEEEEFIEIYNMRVIEVPTNRPMVRQDRHDVLYATLQNKFAAVVNDIIERHEKGQPILVGTVAVETSEYLSQLLNEAHVPHVVLNAKPENITRESEIIMNAGQKGAVTIATNMAGRGTDIKLGPGVAELGGLMVLGTERHESRRIDNQLRGRAGRQGDPGESQFYLSLEDDLMRRFGSEQMKKRLKMLKINDNDLVLESRVFTRQVEGAQKRVEGQNYDARKQTLQYDDVMREQREVIYKQRRQVIDEEETLKPVLFGMAERSINRVVNVHTQGDDKSKWDLDKIIDYAKNSLVGDDEISTDNLKDKSADEIKTYLMEFVKKNYDSKAEQLVDPEQMLEFEKIVILRIVDDRWTNHIDEMDQLRNSIGLRGYGQMNPLVEYQEEGYNSFEIMVADIEDGVTRLFMKAEIRQNVAR from the coding sequence ATGGTTAAAGAAAAAGACGCAACATTAAATAAAGTTAAGGATCCAGAAATGAAGGAAAACACTGTTCGGGCTCAGGCTACGGATACCATTGATATCAATAAACGCCCAGGGGCATTTAATTTTTTAAGACGCTGGGTTGAAAGTGATAAAAGAGAAGTTAATCGGATGGGCAAGATCGCCGATAAGGTGATTGGCTATGAAGATGAGTATAAACAACTCTCAGATGATGAATTAAAATCTAAGACAGAAGAATTTAAGGAACGCTATCAAAAAGGTGAGACGCTTGATCAATTGCTGCCAGAAGCCTTTGCAACGGTGCGAGAAGGCGCTCGTCGGGTGTTAGGGCTCTTCCCTTTTAGAGTTCAAATTATTGGAGGAATTTCCCTACATGAAGGAAATATCTCCGAAATGAAAACTGGTGAAGGAAAGACTTTAACAGCAACAATGCCAGTTTACTTAAATGCTTTGTCTGGTAAAGGGGTTCACGTAGTAACTGTCAATGAATATTTGTCAGAACGTGATGCGACTGAAATGGGTGAGTTGTACAACTGGCTTGGCCTAACGGTTGGACTCAATTTAGCTAGTTTGTCTTCAGATGAAAAACGTTTGGCTTATCTTCAAGATATTACATATTCAACTAATGCTGAACTTGGTTTTGACTACTTAAGAGATAATATGGTGGTCTCTAAAGAGCAAATGGTTCAGCGTGGCTTAAATTTTGCGGTGGTTGATGAGGTGGATTCAATTTTAATTGATGAAGCTAGAACACCGTTGATTATTTCTGGTCAAGCTGAAAAATCAAATGCTTTGTATATTCGGGCTGATCGTTTTGTTAAAACTCTTAAAGAAGAGGATGATTACAAGATTGATTGGTCAACGAAAACAATCAGTTTGACAGAAGCAGGAATGCATCGAGCTGAAGAAAACTTCGGTTTAGATAACTTATACGATATTGAAAATACAGCGTTAACTCACCATTTGGAAGAAGCTCTTCGTGCAAATTACATCATGTTGAAAAACATTGATTACGTAGTTCAAGAAGGTGAAGTTTTAATCGTTGATCCGTTTACTGGTCGAGCCATGGATGGTCGGCGCTGGTCAGATGGCTTGCATCAGGCGGTTGAAGCTAAAGAAGGCGTTGAAATTCAAGATGAATCTCAAACTGTCGCAACAATTACTTATCAGAACTATTTCAGAATGTATTCTAAACTCTCAGGAATGACCGGTACGGCTAAAACTGAGGAAGAAGAATTTATTGAAATTTATAATATGCGGGTTATTGAGGTTCCGACTAACCGACCAATGGTTAGACAAGATCGGCATGACGTTTTGTATGCAACTTTACAAAATAAATTTGCGGCAGTTGTTAATGATATTATCGAACGTCACGAAAAAGGTCAGCCGATCTTAGTTGGTACTGTTGCAGTTGAAACTTCTGAATACCTTTCGCAGCTTTTAAATGAAGCTCATGTTCCACACGTGGTTTTGAACGCTAAACCAGAAAATATTACTCGTGAGTCAGAAATTATCATGAATGCAGGCCAAAAAGGTGCGGTAACGATTGCTACAAATATGGCAGGCCGTGGTACTGATATTAAATTAGGACCTGGTGTAGCTGAATTAGGCGGCTTAATGGTCTTAGGAACTGAGCGGCATGAATCTCGGAGAATTGATAATCAGTTGCGTGGACGTGCAGGGCGTCAGGGTGACCCTGGAGAATCACAATTTTATTTGTCGCTTGAAGATGATTTGATGAGGCGTTTTGGCTCGGAACAGATGAAAAAACGCTTGAAGATGCTCAAGATCAATGATAATGATTTAGTGTTAGAAAGTCGGGTCTTTACGCGTCAGGTTGAAGGAGCTCAAAAACGGGTTGAAGGCCAAAACTATGACGCCCGGAAACAAACGCTTCAATATGATGACGTCATGCGTGAACAGCGCGAAGTCATTTATAAACAGCGTCGCCAGGTAATTGATGAAGAAGAAACGCTCAAACCAGTGTTATTTGGAATGGCTGAACGTTCCATTAACCGAGTTGTTAATGTTCATACTCAAGGTGATGATAAGAGCAAATGGGATCTTGATAAAATTATCGATTATGCTAAGAACTCCTTGGTTGGAGATGATGAAATTAGTACTGATAATTTGAAAGATAAGTCGGCAGATGAAATCAAAACTTATTTGATGGAATTTGTTAAGAAAAATTATGATAGTAAAGCTGAGCAATTAGTAGATCCTGAACAGATGTTAGAGTTTGAAAAGATCGTTATTTTAAGAATTGTTGACGATCGTTGGACTAACCACATTGATGAGATGGATCAGCTGAGAAATTCCATTGGCTTAAGAGGCTATGGGCAGATGAATCCGCTGGTTGAATACCAAGAAGAAGGCTACAATAGCTTTGAGATCATGGTGGCAGATATTGAAGACGGGGTTACAAGACTCTTCATGAAGGCAGAAATTCGTCAGAATGTTGCTCGTTAA